The sequence TCTGCTTCGTTCCCACGTTGCACGTGGGAAGACATAAAACATAAACTACCAAAAATGCATACTTTACTTGCGTTTTCATCCTGTCATTGTTCATATTCAGTCCTTATTGGCTAATTTATATACAATTATTTTAGACCAAGCATGGCTTTTCTGATTATAATTGCGCATGGATACTTTATTATTAGCAATTTTTGCAACGATCTTCATTGCAACACTACTCAACATCATTTTCAAAAAGCAAAATATTTCGCATATTCTCGGGTACATCTTTACAGGTACCATCATCAGTTATCTTTTTGACTTTAATACGCTAAAGATTGATTCTTTGGAACTGGTAGGGGAGTTTGGTATCGTCTTTTTGATGTTTACCATCGGTCTTGAACTCAGTTTTGAAAAGATCAAAAAAATGAAAGAGACACTGCTCATCAACGGAGCCTTACAGCTTTTTTTAAGTGTGATTTTCTTTTTCCCTTTGGCTTTTTATGCGTTTAAACTGGATGTGACAAGTTCTATTATCATTGCTTTGGCATTCTCTTTATCTTCAACGGCGATCGTGCTTCCGTACTTGAAAGAGTCTAAAGATATCTATACACCATACGGGAAAAAATCGGTCGGTATTTTGATCTTTCAAGACATATCGGTCATTCCTATCTTGCTGCTTATCACATTTTTATCTTACGGAGCATCCGGAACAGATGTCTCGATCATGGAGGTCATACTCAAAACGGTGTTGGCACTTGTGTTTATCGTTCTGTTTATCCGCTATGTCGGTGATAAGATCGTTGATACGATACTAAAGTTTGCAGCAAAAACACAACTTGAAGAGATCTTTCTCGGGGCTATTTTTACCATTGTGCTGGGTATGGCGGTTTTGATGCACTCCATAGGGTTTACATACTCTCTTGGAGCATTTATAGCCGGTGTTCTGATCGCAGATACGAAATACGCCATTAAAGTGGAATCGGATATCTTAAGCTATAAAGATCTGCTCTTAAGTGTCTTCTTTTTCAGTGTGGGGACAAAGATCGACATTGTCTACCTCTTTTCGAACCTTCATCCGGTTGTCTTCATTTTCGCATTGGTCTCCCTGGTAAAAATGGGGGTCATCTATCTGATCATCAAGAGAAAGGCAGATACCAATACCTCTATGAAAACAGCGCTTGCCTTGGCGCAGATAGGAGGCTTCTCTTTTGTCGTATTTGATCTGGCTGCGGCCAATCATCTGATCACCCACGATATGGCAAATTTTTTATTTTTGGTCACCTTTGTATCGATGATCATCACCCCGTTCGTACTGAACAATATCTATAAACTCTCGTCTTATTTTGAAAAAGAGTTTTACGAATCTGACGTGATCACCCCGATCGATAAGAAAAACCACATTATTATTGTGGGGTTTGGTACGCTGGGAAGAGCCGTTGCTAAAGAGCTGTATGCAAGAAACATCGATTTTATTATCATCTCGGACAATTTGCGACATGTCCTGTTGGCAAGAAGAATCAATTTCCTTGCGTATTTTGGACACTTGAACAAACGTCCCGTTATGGAGTCACTGAAGGTTGAAGAGAGTTGGGGTATTATTATTACGGTGCAGGATGAACATACCAAAGATGTTATCAGCCAAGCCGTAACAGAGTACTACAGTGATGCGAACATCATCATAAAAGTCGATACCGATGAAGAGAGACAGCACTTCCAAGTGATGCGGAACATCGGCTTTGTTGATTCGAACCATGAGCTCTCTTCACGTCTTGTGGAGCTTTCATTAAAGCACCAGAAATCATAAAAACCAAAAGGTATCATCTCTACTACCTATACATTTAGCATATGATTTTATGAGATTACAGATAAATTATGCTAGTATCACACAAAATTTGTATGATTTAGTAAAAAAGGACAACAGATGACAAGTGGAAAAGTATTATCTTTATATATGACTATGCCCGATATGATGCGTTCGGGGCACCGTATGAAGGTGGAAGACATAGAGTGTGACGCAAATGGTATCATAGGAAGCAGGGACTATGAAAATGACACCGAACGCCCGATGGTGCTTGTTTCAAAAAAGAGTTATGACATCATAGAAGAAGCAGAACTTTTTTTTGAACGTGGCCTTTTGATGGAAGATATTTATGTAGATGTCGACCTCTATCATCTGAAAAAAGGATCGATCATCGAAATAGGTGATATGATCTTTGAAGTGACCGGAGCATGTGAAGATTATAGATATCTTTATGCATTTGCCCCTGAGCTTCCTGAACTCATTAAAGGGAACCGTGGTCTTTTTATCACTCCGATAGAGTACGGAAGAATCGAAGTTGGAGATGAAGTCAACGTGATAAAAGAGGCCTGATATGAAGAAAATAGGTATCAGTATAGACTACAGCAATATCTGTAAAGATTATAACACTTCGTATTTGGATAGAGACAATAAAGACCCGGCAACATCCAAATGTATGAAACAAGTACTTACTTGGACCCAGGGGTTTTTATCTGAGCTGTTAGATCACTTTGGATATCAAATACACCATTTACACTCTTCGACTCCGGTAAAGGTAGAGGATGTCGCCTCTAAAAGATTTCTTTTTTACTCTTTAGAGAAAGAGATCACACTACAGAGTTATGTCATACAAAAAGCGTATGTGGAGTATGGATCTTTGGTTGCCTGGGAGTTAGAAAGCGAAAAGAGTATACTGATACAAAATGAAGAGGATGGAGGAGGTATATTTCTCTACTTCAATGAAAACTCCACTGAACATCAATGGATCATCGATAAGCTCAAAACGTTCTCCTTGGATGAAGTTCCCTTTCATGCAAAATAAAAAAGATGAAATGGTGAGATAAGATATTTGTTTATTCGTCATCATCATGCATCTTGATCCCTTCTGTGAAATAATTTGCAGATAATGCTACTTTTTTAGAGTACTTTCAATCATTTTGGACATACTTCTGGTTTATTATGATACAATTATCTTATGGGATATGGTAGATATTTCTAAGAAAAAAATACTATCATATCTTCATGCTTTTCATTGGAAATGAGAAGCTAACTTATTTTAGGAGAAATTGTAATGAGAAATGAAATTAAAGCTAAACTGGAAGAAATCGTAACGCTTATGAACGATCCAGAAGAGACTGTATTGGATAAAGAAATTAAAGAAAAACTGGAAAAAATCGTAGCACTTCTAAGTAATCCAGAAGAAGTTGCAACTGAACAAGAAACTAAAGAGAAACTCGAAGCAGTTGTAGCACTTGTCAATAATGTGATGGTAGATCCGGATATCGATATTGAA is a genomic window of Sulfurovum sp. XGS-02 containing:
- a CDS encoding cation:proton antiporter; the encoded protein is MDTLLLAIFATIFIATLLNIIFKKQNISHILGYIFTGTIISYLFDFNTLKIDSLELVGEFGIVFLMFTIGLELSFEKIKKMKETLLINGALQLFLSVIFFFPLAFYAFKLDVTSSIIIALAFSLSSTAIVLPYLKESKDIYTPYGKKSVGILIFQDISVIPILLLITFLSYGASGTDVSIMEVILKTVLALVFIVLFIRYVGDKIVDTILKFAAKTQLEEIFLGAIFTIVLGMAVLMHSIGFTYSLGAFIAGVLIADTKYAIKVESDILSYKDLLLSVFFFSVGTKIDIVYLFSNLHPVVFIFALVSLVKMGVIYLIIKRKADTNTSMKTALALAQIGGFSFVVFDLAAANHLITHDMANFLFLVTFVSMIITPFVLNNIYKLSSYFEKEFYESDVITPIDKKNHIIIVGFGTLGRAVAKELYARNIDFIIISDNLRHVLLARRINFLAYFGHLNKRPVMESLKVEESWGIIITVQDEHTKDVISQAVTEYYSDANIIIKVDTDEERQHFQVMRNIGFVDSNHELSSRLVELSLKHQKS